One region of Carbonactinospora thermoautotrophica genomic DNA includes:
- a CDS encoding DUF2516 family protein: MGLLGLLGLAMLLFKVFALVDAALVKEYAYPAADKQKKPFWLIILGIGAVWNLLRPSPVDFINLIGLVAAIVYVVDVRPAVRSVQRGGRGGAMGPYGPW, from the coding sequence ATGGGCCTGCTGGGGTTGCTGGGCCTCGCCATGCTCCTCTTCAAAGTCTTCGCGCTCGTGGACGCGGCGCTGGTCAAGGAGTACGCCTACCCGGCGGCCGACAAGCAGAAGAAGCCCTTCTGGCTGATCATCCTGGGCATCGGCGCGGTCTGGAACCTGTTGCGGCCATCCCCGGTCGACTTCATCAACCTCATCGGCCTGGTCGCGGCGATCGTGTACGTGGTGGACGTGCGGCCCGCGGTGCGCTCCGTCCAGCGCGGCGGGCGCGGGGGCGCCATGGGCCCGTACGGGCCGTGGTGA
- a CDS encoding alpha/beta fold hydrolase: MTLLDVPGGRLEYLTVGAGQPVTVFAHGLGGSIPDTRPLGSGVRGTKVFCHFRDHGASAVTAPVSYAELAGELRAVADAVGATRALGVSLGAGALCRLLVQTPDRFERVVFFLPALLDRAPEDPARLLALAERAAAGDRCGLAELLLAEQPKAVRGLLEARRWARARAAALAGPAFARLCRGLAGQAAVPDRALLARVDVPALVIGQEGDDVHPVEVARALAAVLPRAELRVFGEGGALWAHRRELRDLVGGFLAE, encoded by the coding sequence GTGACCCTTCTGGACGTGCCGGGTGGCCGGCTGGAGTACCTGACCGTCGGCGCCGGCCAGCCGGTCACCGTCTTCGCGCACGGCCTGGGCGGGTCGATCCCCGACACCCGGCCCCTGGGCAGCGGCGTGCGTGGCACCAAGGTGTTCTGCCACTTCCGCGACCACGGGGCCTCGGCGGTCACCGCCCCGGTCTCGTACGCGGAGCTGGCCGGCGAGCTGCGCGCGGTGGCCGACGCGGTGGGCGCGACCCGGGCGCTGGGGGTGTCGCTGGGCGCGGGCGCGCTGTGCCGGTTGCTCGTCCAGACCCCGGACCGGTTCGAGCGGGTGGTGTTCTTCCTGCCGGCCCTGCTGGACCGCGCGCCAGAGGATCCGGCGCGGCTGCTCGCGCTGGCCGAGCGCGCCGCGGCCGGAGACAGGTGCGGGCTCGCCGAACTGCTGCTGGCCGAGCAGCCGAAGGCCGTACGCGGCCTGCTGGAGGCCCGGCGGTGGGCGCGGGCACGGGCGGCGGCGCTCGCCGGGCCGGCGTTCGCCCGGCTCTGCCGTGGGCTGGCCGGCCAGGCCGCCGTGCCGGACCGGGCGCTGCTCGCCCGGGTGGACGTACCCGCCCTGGTGATCGGGCAGGAAGGCGACGACGTGCATCCGGTCGAGGTGGCCCGGGCGCTCGCCGCCGTCCTGCCGCGCGCCGAGCTGCGGGTGTTCGGCGAAGGCGGGGCACTGTGGGCGCACCGGCGGGAGCTGCGCGACCTGGTCGGCGGGTTCCTCGCCGAGTGA
- a CDS encoding TetR/AcrR family transcriptional regulator has protein sequence MSPRAKGPARAARSAKPAHEESLGDVSVPRRLVAVATRLFAERGFDSTSVQEIVEAAGVTKGAMYHYFASKDDLLYEIYHRVLAMQTERLERFATADAPIEERLRAAAVDVVVTSIENLDDVVVFFRSMHLLSPEKQASVRAERRRYHERFRSLIEQGQRSGVFRRDVSADLAVHAFFGAVHHLGTWYRREGPLSPHEIGETFADLMLHGLRVR, from the coding sequence ATGTCGCCGCGTGCCAAGGGGCCCGCCCGGGCCGCGCGCTCCGCGAAGCCGGCGCATGAGGAGTCCCTCGGCGACGTCTCCGTCCCGCGGCGCCTCGTCGCCGTGGCCACTCGGCTCTTCGCCGAGCGAGGGTTCGACAGCACCTCCGTCCAGGAGATCGTCGAAGCGGCCGGCGTCACCAAGGGCGCGATGTACCACTACTTCGCGTCCAAGGACGACCTGCTCTACGAGATCTACCACCGGGTGCTGGCCATGCAGACCGAGCGGCTGGAGCGCTTCGCCACGGCGGACGCGCCGATCGAGGAGCGGCTGCGGGCCGCCGCAGTGGACGTGGTCGTGACGAGTATCGAGAACCTCGACGACGTCGTCGTCTTCTTCCGCTCGATGCACCTGCTCTCCCCCGAGAAGCAGGCGAGCGTGCGGGCGGAGCGTCGCCGCTACCACGAGCGCTTCCGCTCGCTGATCGAGCAGGGGCAGCGGTCCGGCGTCTTCCGCCGGGATGTCTCGGCCGACCTGGCCGTGCACGCGTTCTTCGGCGCGGTGCACCACCTGGGCACCTGGTACCGCCGCGAGGGCCCGCTGAGCCCGCACGAGATCGGGGAGACGTTCGCCGACCTGATGCTCCACGGGCTGCGCGTTCGTTAG
- a CDS encoding acyl-CoA dehydrogenase family protein, with translation MPVTATTSVPDAERLRALVRDFLATHDPRERLRFLRARFDAGLAWVHYPEGLGGLGLPRALQSVVDEEFAAAGAPDNAPRRNLIGLGMVAPTILRFGTEEQKRRFLRPLWTGEEAWCQLFSEPGAGSDLAVLATRAVRDGDDWVVTGQKVWTSRAHEADWAILLARTDPDVPKHRGLTYFLCDMHSPGVVVRPLRQATGEAEFNEVFLNRVRIPDAHRLGAVGDGWRVAQTTLMNERIAIGGGAAPRETGALGVVARTWRERPELRTPGLHDELLRLWVAWEVNRLTNERIRQQLANGQPGPEGSAVKLAFARLNQRVTGLELTLLAGEGLAYDDWTMRRPAGVDFTQRSPGYRYLRAKGNSIEGGTSEILRNIIAERVLGLPPEPRTDKDVPWKDLPR, from the coding sequence CTGCCGGTGACCGCCACCACGTCAGTCCCCGACGCGGAGAGGCTGCGCGCCCTCGTCCGCGACTTCCTCGCCACGCATGATCCCCGCGAGCGGCTGCGGTTCCTCCGGGCGCGGTTCGACGCCGGGCTCGCCTGGGTCCACTATCCCGAGGGGCTGGGCGGGCTGGGCCTGCCTCGCGCGTTGCAGTCCGTGGTCGACGAGGAGTTCGCCGCCGCGGGCGCGCCGGACAACGCGCCGCGGCGCAACCTGATCGGCCTGGGGATGGTGGCGCCGACCATCCTGCGGTTCGGCACCGAGGAGCAGAAGCGGCGCTTCCTCCGCCCGCTGTGGACCGGCGAGGAGGCGTGGTGCCAGCTGTTCAGCGAGCCGGGCGCGGGCTCGGACCTGGCGGTGCTGGCCACGCGCGCCGTGCGTGACGGCGACGACTGGGTCGTCACCGGCCAGAAGGTGTGGACGTCGCGGGCCCACGAGGCCGACTGGGCGATCCTGCTGGCCCGCACCGACCCGGACGTGCCCAAGCACCGCGGCCTCACCTACTTCCTCTGCGACATGCACAGCCCGGGCGTGGTGGTGCGCCCGCTCCGCCAGGCCACCGGCGAGGCGGAGTTCAACGAGGTGTTCCTCAACCGCGTGCGCATCCCCGACGCGCACCGGCTCGGCGCGGTCGGCGACGGCTGGCGGGTCGCCCAGACGACGCTGATGAACGAGCGCATCGCGATCGGGGGAGGTGCGGCCCCCCGCGAGACGGGCGCGCTCGGCGTGGTCGCCCGCACCTGGCGGGAGCGACCCGAGCTGCGCACCCCCGGGCTCCACGACGAGCTGCTCCGGCTGTGGGTCGCGTGGGAGGTCAACCGGCTGACCAACGAGCGGATCCGCCAGCAGCTCGCGAACGGCCAGCCCGGCCCGGAGGGATCCGCGGTGAAGCTCGCCTTCGCCCGGCTCAACCAGCGGGTGACCGGGCTGGAACTCACGCTCCTGGCCGGGGAGGGGCTGGCGTACGACGACTGGACGATGCGCCGGCCGGCCGGGGTGGACTTCACGCAACGCTCGCCGGGCTACCGCTACCTGCGGGCGAAGGGGAACTCCATCGAGGGCGGCACCTCGGAGATCCTGCGCAACATCATCGCCGAGCGCGTGCTCGGCCTGCCGCCCGAGCCGCGTACCGACAAGGACGTCCCGTGGAAGGACCTCCCGCGGTGA
- a CDS encoding acyl-CoA dehydrogenase family protein, whose translation MSTLPDLRYSDVEDALRASVRDLLADRCPWSAVLRRCETSEPYDMDLWRRLAGGLGCAGLLVPERYGGAGASAREVAVVLEELGRAVAPVPFLGSAVLATSALLACGAGDGADDCLGPLAAGERTAALAVPFATPPGAPFPASVHAEGDRLTGRVVGVVDAVVADLLVVPATGADGPGLYVVEVGGSAVAVTLRTSLDLTRPIADVTLDGAAARRVAGPESAAAALDAALVAGAALLASEQLGVAEQCLETTVGYVKTRYQFGRPIGGFQAVKHRLADLWAAVTSARSAARYAAACLATADPDVRVATAVAQAHCSEVAVTAAEECVQLHGGIGFTWEHPAHLYLKRAKACEIALGSPDRHRAALAALVDLPAATP comes from the coding sequence GTGAGCACGCTGCCGGACCTGCGCTACTCCGACGTCGAGGACGCGCTGCGCGCGAGTGTTCGCGACCTGCTGGCGGACCGGTGCCCGTGGTCGGCCGTGCTCCGCCGCTGCGAGACCTCCGAGCCGTACGACATGGACCTTTGGCGCCGGCTCGCCGGCGGGCTCGGGTGCGCGGGACTGCTCGTGCCCGAGCGGTACGGCGGGGCCGGGGCGAGCGCCCGCGAGGTCGCGGTCGTGCTCGAGGAGCTGGGCCGCGCGGTCGCCCCGGTGCCGTTCCTCGGCAGCGCGGTGCTCGCGACGAGCGCCCTGCTCGCGTGCGGCGCAGGTGACGGCGCGGACGACTGCCTCGGGCCGCTGGCCGCCGGCGAGCGGACCGCTGCGCTGGCCGTGCCGTTCGCCACGCCGCCCGGAGCGCCCTTCCCCGCGTCGGTCCACGCTGAGGGCGATCGCCTGACCGGCCGGGTGGTCGGCGTCGTGGACGCGGTGGTCGCTGACCTGCTCGTGGTCCCGGCCACGGGCGCGGACGGGCCGGGGCTGTACGTCGTCGAGGTGGGCGGGAGCGCGGTCGCCGTGACCCTACGGACCTCACTGGACCTCACCCGGCCGATCGCGGACGTCACCCTCGACGGCGCGGCCGCGCGCCGGGTGGCGGGCCCGGAATCGGCCGCGGCGGCGCTCGACGCCGCGCTCGTCGCGGGCGCCGCGCTGCTCGCCTCCGAGCAACTCGGCGTCGCCGAGCAGTGCCTGGAGACCACCGTGGGCTACGTCAAGACGCGGTACCAGTTCGGCCGCCCGATCGGCGGTTTCCAGGCGGTCAAGCACCGGCTCGCCGACCTGTGGGCGGCGGTCACCTCGGCCCGGTCGGCCGCCCGGTACGCCGCGGCGTGCCTCGCGACGGCGGACCCGGACGTCCGGGTCGCGACGGCGGTCGCGCAGGCGCACTGCTCGGAGGTGGCGGTGACCGCGGCCGAGGAGTGCGTCCAACTGCACGGCGGCATCGGCTTCACCTGGGAGCACCCGGCCCACCTGTACCTGAAGCGCGCCAAGGCATGCGAGATCGCCCTGGGCAGCCCCGACCGGCACCGGGCGGCGCTCGCCGCGCTGGTCGACCTGCCCGCGGCCACACCTTGA
- a CDS encoding phosphotransferase family protein — MDAEVHGTTAVPGVDLAKLAPWFAEHVPGAGDGPLQVRRLSGGRSNLTYEVSDGARTWVLRRPPLGHVLATAHDMAREYRVISALAGTCVPVPRPLALCADESVIGAPFYVMEKVDGVVYRSPDLLDQLGTAGAHQVGHALADVLAALHNVDPAAVGLADFGRPEGFLQRQLSRWDRQLAASRTRDIPGIDDLARRLASTLPASPRAALLHGDYRLDNVIVHTADPGRINAVLDWEMSTLGDPLADLGMFCMYWDGFAGLSGAVLSPGGHPGFPSRADLVERYAARSGVGVDRLDWYIAFAFYKIAVILEGIYCRYVQGLTVGDGFDRIGDVVPALVERGHAALTGGC; from the coding sequence ATGGACGCCGAGGTACACGGGACGACCGCGGTCCCGGGGGTGGACCTGGCCAAGCTCGCGCCATGGTTCGCCGAGCACGTGCCCGGGGCGGGGGACGGGCCGCTCCAGGTGCGCCGCCTCTCGGGCGGTCGCTCCAACCTGACGTACGAGGTGTCCGACGGCGCGCGGACGTGGGTGCTGCGCCGCCCGCCGCTCGGCCACGTGCTGGCGACGGCGCACGACATGGCGCGCGAGTACCGCGTGATCAGCGCGCTGGCCGGCACCTGCGTCCCGGTCCCGCGGCCGCTCGCGCTCTGCGCGGACGAGTCCGTCATCGGGGCGCCGTTCTACGTCATGGAGAAGGTCGACGGGGTCGTCTACCGTTCCCCCGACCTCCTGGACCAGCTCGGCACGGCGGGCGCGCACCAGGTCGGGCACGCCCTCGCGGACGTCCTGGCCGCGCTGCACAACGTCGACCCCGCGGCGGTGGGGCTGGCCGACTTCGGCCGGCCGGAAGGCTTCCTGCAGCGCCAGCTGAGCCGCTGGGACCGGCAGCTCGCGGCCTCGCGCACCCGCGACATCCCCGGCATCGACGACCTCGCCCGCCGGCTGGCGAGCACCCTGCCGGCGTCCCCGCGCGCCGCGCTCCTCCACGGGGACTACCGCCTGGACAACGTCATCGTCCACACCGCCGACCCGGGACGTATCAACGCCGTCCTGGACTGGGAGATGTCGACCCTCGGCGACCCGCTCGCCGACCTCGGCATGTTCTGCATGTACTGGGACGGGTTCGCCGGCCTCAGCGGCGCGGTCCTGTCCCCCGGCGGGCACCCGGGGTTCCCGAGCCGGGCCGACCTGGTCGAGCGCTACGCGGCGCGGAGCGGGGTCGGAGTCGACCGCCTGGACTGGTACATCGCGTTCGCCTTCTACAAGATCGCGGTCATCTTGGAGGGCATCTACTGCCGCTACGTACAGGGACTGACCGTCGGTGACGGGTTCGACCGGATCGGCGACGTCGTCCCGGCCCTCGTCGAGCGCGGCCACGCGGCGCTCACCGGCGGATGCTGA
- a CDS encoding acyl-CoA dehydrogenase family protein, with protein MDFAFDAKTEEFREKLLAFMDECVYPAEPVFAEQVAALEGPWDRPPVIDELKAEARRRGLWNLFLPGSEYGAGLTNLQYAPLAEITGRSPHLAPEALNCAAPDTGNMELLAMFGTEEQKKRWLEPLLAGEIRSAFCMTEPDVASSDATNISLRIERDGDSYVINGRKWWSTGAMSPRCELFIVMGKTDPHAERHRQQSMILVPRDTPGVEVKRGLRVFGFTDGPHGGHAEIEFRDVRVPAENLLGEEGSGFALAQARLGPGRIHHCMRLIGMAERAVELMCRRAVSRVAFGQPLADQGVIQDWIAEARVRIEQVRLLVLKTAWLMDTVGNKGAHAEIQAIKIAAPAAVEWVLDKAIQVHGAAGLSQDFPLAELWAAARTLRLIDGPDEVHKRSLARRELRPYIEAARRG; from the coding sequence ATGGACTTCGCGTTCGACGCCAAGACGGAGGAGTTCCGGGAGAAGCTGCTCGCCTTCATGGACGAGTGCGTCTACCCCGCAGAACCGGTGTTCGCCGAACAGGTGGCCGCGCTCGAGGGCCCCTGGGACCGCCCGCCGGTCATCGACGAGCTGAAGGCCGAGGCCCGCCGGCGGGGACTGTGGAACCTGTTCCTCCCCGGCTCCGAGTACGGCGCTGGCCTGACCAACCTCCAGTACGCCCCGCTCGCCGAGATCACCGGCCGCAGCCCGCACTTGGCGCCCGAGGCGCTCAACTGCGCGGCCCCGGACACCGGCAACATGGAGCTGCTCGCCATGTTCGGCACCGAGGAGCAGAAGAAGCGCTGGCTGGAGCCGCTGCTGGCGGGCGAGATCCGCTCGGCGTTCTGCATGACCGAGCCCGACGTCGCGTCCTCCGACGCCACGAACATCTCGCTGCGCATCGAACGCGACGGCGACTCCTACGTCATCAACGGCCGCAAGTGGTGGTCGACCGGGGCGATGAGCCCTCGCTGCGAGCTCTTCATCGTGATGGGGAAGACCGACCCGCACGCCGAGCGGCACCGCCAGCAGAGCATGATCCTGGTGCCGCGCGACACCCCCGGGGTGGAGGTCAAGCGGGGCCTGCGGGTCTTCGGCTTCACCGACGGCCCGCACGGCGGGCACGCGGAGATCGAGTTCCGTGACGTACGCGTGCCCGCCGAGAACCTGCTCGGCGAGGAGGGCTCCGGTTTCGCTCTCGCCCAGGCCCGGCTGGGCCCTGGCCGGATCCACCACTGCATGCGGCTCATCGGCATGGCCGAGCGCGCCGTCGAGCTCATGTGCCGCCGGGCGGTCTCCCGCGTCGCCTTCGGCCAGCCGCTCGCCGACCAGGGGGTGATCCAGGACTGGATCGCCGAAGCGCGAGTGCGCATCGAGCAGGTGCGGCTGCTGGTGCTCAAGACCGCCTGGCTGATGGACACCGTGGGTAACAAGGGCGCGCACGCCGAGATCCAGGCCATCAAGATCGCCGCACCGGCCGCCGTCGAGTGGGTGCTCGACAAGGCCATCCAGGTCCATGGCGCGGCCGGCCTCAGCCAGGACTTCCCGCTCGCCGAGCTGTGGGCCGCCGCCCGCACCCTGCGGCTGATCGACGGCCCCGACGAGGTGCACAAGCGCTCCCTGGCCCGCCGCGAGCTGCGCCCCTACATCGAAGCCGCCCGCCGCGGCTGA
- a CDS encoding acyl-CoA thioesterase encodes MTPLDELLEILDLDEVGADVYRGQSPQEDLQRVFGGQVAGQALVAAGRTVPEDRPVHSLHAYFLRPGDPTVPIEYAVERLRDGRSFTARRVVARQRGKAILTLAASFQLPAEGLDHQTPMPVVPEPETLPTLAERVAPYRDKLPAWWSRERPIDVRHVGDPPYLGGADGPREPRQYVWMRAAGKLPDDPMLHACVIAYASDMTLLDSVLLAHGETWHSGRLKAASLDHAMWFHRPARADEWMLYVQESPSASGARGFTRAQIYTWDGKLAVSVAQEGMIRLVEPRDR; translated from the coding sequence GTGACGCCGCTCGACGAGCTACTGGAGATCCTCGACCTCGACGAGGTCGGCGCGGACGTCTACCGCGGCCAGAGCCCGCAAGAGGACCTGCAACGGGTCTTCGGCGGGCAGGTCGCCGGGCAGGCGCTCGTCGCCGCCGGACGTACCGTGCCGGAGGACCGGCCCGTGCACTCGCTGCACGCGTACTTCCTGCGGCCCGGCGATCCGACCGTGCCGATCGAGTACGCCGTCGAGCGGCTGCGGGACGGCCGCTCCTTCACGGCGCGGCGCGTCGTGGCACGCCAGCGAGGAAAGGCGATCCTCACGCTCGCGGCCTCCTTCCAACTCCCGGCCGAGGGACTCGACCACCAGACGCCGATGCCGGTCGTGCCCGAGCCGGAGACCCTGCCGACCCTGGCGGAGCGGGTCGCGCCGTACCGCGACAAGCTCCCCGCCTGGTGGTCGCGCGAGCGGCCGATCGACGTGCGCCACGTCGGTGACCCCCCGTACCTCGGTGGCGCCGACGGGCCGCGCGAGCCGCGCCAGTACGTGTGGATGCGCGCCGCGGGCAAGCTGCCGGACGACCCGATGCTGCACGCCTGCGTCATCGCGTACGCGTCCGACATGACGCTGCTCGACTCCGTGCTGCTCGCGCACGGGGAGACCTGGCACTCCGGCCGGCTCAAGGCGGCCAGCCTCGACCACGCCATGTGGTTCCACCGGCCGGCACGCGCCGACGAGTGGATGCTGTACGTCCAGGAGAGCCCGTCGGCGTCGGGGGCGCGCGGCTTCACCCGGGCGCAGATCTACACCTGGGACGGGAAGCTCGCGGTGTCCGTCGCCCAGGAGGGCATGATCCGCCTCGTGGAGCCCCGAGACCGGTGA
- a CDS encoding O-acetyl-ADP-ribose deacetylase, translated as MVEITLVHGDITEQRVDAIVNAANPSLMGGGGVDGAIHRRGGPAILEECKEIRRREEYREGLPTGQAVATTAGELPARWVIHTVGPVYSEREDRSDLLASCYREALRVADELGARTVAFPAISTGVYRWPLESAARIAIDTVRRADTRVHEVRFVLFGQDAYDTFARVLAETRPDGR; from the coding sequence ATGGTCGAGATCACGCTCGTCCATGGCGACATCACCGAGCAGCGGGTCGACGCGATCGTCAACGCCGCCAACCCCTCCCTCATGGGCGGAGGCGGCGTGGACGGGGCCATCCACCGGCGCGGCGGCCCGGCGATCCTCGAGGAGTGCAAGGAGATCCGCCGGCGCGAGGAGTACCGGGAGGGCCTGCCCACCGGCCAGGCGGTGGCGACGACCGCCGGGGAGCTGCCCGCCCGCTGGGTGATCCACACGGTCGGCCCGGTGTACTCCGAGCGCGAGGACCGCTCCGACCTGCTCGCCTCCTGCTACCGCGAGGCCCTGCGGGTGGCCGACGAACTGGGCGCGCGGACCGTCGCCTTCCCGGCGATCTCCACCGGCGTGTACCGGTGGCCGCTGGAGTCCGCCGCCCGGATCGCGATCGACACCGTGCGCCGGGCCGACACGCGGGTGCACGAGGTCCGCTTCGTGCTGTTCGGCCAGGACGCGTACGACACGTTCGCCCGGGTGCTCGCTGAGACGCGACCCGACGGCCGTTGA
- a CDS encoding four-helix bundle copper-binding protein, translated as MAQQSPQGMKQMQRAVMDALECHRVCEETIGHCLQAGGRYAEASHIRLLTDCADVCRMTADMMVRSSEFHPQMCGMCADVCVRCAEDCERFSDDEQMRRCAEACRRCAESCRQMAGVA; from the coding sequence ATGGCCCAGCAGTCCCCGCAGGGAATGAAGCAGATGCAGCGCGCTGTCATGGACGCGCTGGAGTGCCACCGGGTATGTGAAGAGACCATCGGGCACTGTCTCCAGGCGGGCGGCCGGTACGCGGAGGCCTCCCACATCAGGCTCCTCACCGACTGCGCCGACGTCTGCCGGATGACCGCTGACATGATGGTGCGCTCCTCTGAGTTCCACCCCCAGATGTGTGGCATGTGCGCGGACGTGTGCGTCCGCTGCGCCGAGGACTGTGAACGGTTCTCCGACGACGAGCAGATGCGCCGGTGCGCCGAGGCGTGCCGGCGGTGTGCCGAGTCGTGCCGCCAGATGGCCGGGGTGGCCTAG
- a CDS encoding SAM-dependent methyltransferase: MPGVKTAPARPQGVITRGTTAPNRLRRVDRWIVGTQAALLRRATDPLVVDLGYGASPVTTVELFHRLRAVRPDVQVVGIEIDADRVAAAQPYAAPGLEFRRGGFEIPLERGRRPVLVRALNVLRQYAEAEAWAAWDLLRSRLAPGGLLVEGTCDEIGRRGVWVALGPEGPRTITFAAHLASLHRPSDLAERLPKVLIHRNVPGEPVHAFLAAFDRAWARAAPLRAFGVRQRWIAAVESLRADWPVQGRRPRWRLGELTVAWPAVAPAARP; this comes from the coding sequence TTGCCGGGTGTGAAGACCGCACCCGCCAGACCTCAGGGCGTGATCACCCGGGGCACCACCGCGCCCAACCGGCTGCGCCGCGTGGACCGGTGGATCGTCGGCACGCAGGCGGCCCTGCTGCGCCGCGCGACCGACCCGCTGGTCGTCGACCTGGGGTACGGGGCGTCGCCGGTCACCACGGTGGAGCTCTTCCACCGGCTGCGCGCGGTCCGCCCGGACGTCCAGGTGGTCGGGATCGAGATCGACGCCGACCGGGTCGCGGCCGCCCAGCCGTACGCGGCCCCCGGCCTGGAGTTCCGGCGCGGCGGGTTCGAGATCCCTCTGGAGCGCGGGCGGCGGCCCGTGCTGGTCCGGGCGCTCAACGTGCTGCGCCAGTACGCGGAGGCCGAGGCGTGGGCGGCATGGGACCTGCTGCGGTCTCGGCTCGCCCCCGGCGGCCTGCTGGTCGAGGGCACCTGCGATGAGATCGGCCGCCGCGGCGTCTGGGTGGCGCTGGGCCCGGAAGGCCCGCGCACGATCACGTTCGCCGCGCACCTGGCGTCCCTCCACCGCCCGTCCGACCTGGCCGAGCGCCTGCCCAAGGTGCTCATCCACCGCAACGTGCCCGGGGAGCCGGTGCACGCCTTCCTCGCCGCGTTCGACCGGGCCTGGGCGCGCGCCGCGCCGCTGCGCGCCTTCGGGGTACGCCAGCGGTGGATCGCCGCCGTCGAGTCCCTGCGCGCCGATTGGCCCGTCCAGGGCCGCCGCCCCCGCTGGCGGCTCGGCGAGCTCACCGTCGCCTGGCCCGCGGTGGCGCCGGCGGCCAGGCCGTGA
- the mshA gene encoding D-inositol-3-phosphate glycosyltransferase — MSSHAPHVIRSVRRRPIPRRIATLSVHTSPLHQPGTGDAGGMNVYIVELSKRLAALGIEVEIFTRATSSDLPPVVEIEPGVLVRHVTAGPFEGLAKEDLPSQLCAFTTGVLRVEAMHEPGYYDLVHSHYWLSGQVGWLAKERWGVPLVHSMHTLAKVKNAALAHGDRPEPAARVIGETQVVEAAERLVANTQEEAGQLISLYGADPARVAVVNPGVNLDLFSPGDKRAARRRLGLPEDAEVLLFVGRIQPLKAPDVLLHAAARLLADEPGLRTRLVVAVVGGPSGSGLEEPEHLQHLARTLQIEDVVRFHKPVPQGDLVDWYRAASITVVPSYNESFGLVAIEAQACGTPVVAAAVGGLRTAVRDGLSGVLVDGHDPDDYARVLGWLVRDTEARARYGAAAVEHARQFGWSVTAANMLDVYAGATAELLEGSQLVVGQ; from the coding sequence GTGAGCAGCCACGCTCCGCATGTGATCCGGTCGGTGCGCCGTCGTCCGATCCCGCGCCGGATCGCGACCCTCAGCGTCCACACGTCCCCCCTGCACCAGCCTGGCACCGGCGACGCTGGCGGCATGAACGTCTACATCGTCGAGCTGTCCAAGCGGCTGGCCGCGCTCGGCATCGAGGTGGAGATCTTCACCCGGGCGACCAGCAGCGACCTGCCGCCGGTGGTGGAGATAGAGCCGGGCGTGCTGGTGCGGCACGTGACCGCGGGGCCGTTCGAGGGGTTGGCCAAGGAGGACCTGCCGTCGCAGCTTTGCGCGTTCACCACCGGCGTGCTGCGCGTGGAGGCGATGCACGAGCCCGGGTACTACGACCTGGTCCACTCCCACTACTGGCTGTCCGGGCAGGTCGGCTGGCTCGCCAAGGAACGCTGGGGCGTGCCGCTGGTGCACTCCATGCACACCCTGGCGAAGGTCAAGAACGCCGCGCTCGCCCACGGCGACCGTCCCGAGCCCGCTGCCCGGGTGATCGGGGAGACCCAGGTCGTGGAGGCGGCCGAGCGGCTGGTCGCGAACACCCAGGAGGAGGCCGGCCAGCTCATCTCCCTGTACGGCGCGGACCCCGCCCGGGTGGCGGTCGTGAACCCCGGCGTCAACCTGGACCTGTTCTCGCCCGGCGACAAGCGCGCGGCCCGGCGGCGGCTCGGCCTGCCGGAGGACGCGGAGGTGCTGCTGTTCGTCGGCCGCATCCAGCCGCTCAAAGCGCCTGACGTGCTGCTCCACGCCGCGGCGCGGCTGCTCGCCGACGAGCCCGGGCTGCGCACCCGGCTCGTCGTCGCCGTGGTCGGCGGACCGTCCGGGTCGGGCCTGGAGGAGCCCGAGCACCTGCAACACCTGGCCCGGACGCTGCAGATCGAGGACGTCGTCCGGTTCCACAAGCCGGTCCCGCAGGGGGACCTGGTCGACTGGTACCGTGCCGCCAGCATCACCGTCGTCCCCTCGTACAACGAGTCGTTCGGCCTGGTCGCCATCGAGGCCCAGGCGTGCGGCACCCCGGTGGTGGCGGCCGCGGTCGGGGGGCTGCGCACCGCGGTGCGCGACGGCCTCTCCGGGGTGCTCGTAGACGGGCACGACCCGGACGACTACGCGCGCGTGCTGGGCTGGCTCGTCCGGGATACCGAGGCGCGCGCACGGTACGGCGCGGCCGCTGTCGAGCACGCGCGACAGTTCGGCTGGTCGGTGACGGCGGCGAACATGCTGGACGTGTACGCGGGCGCGACCGCCGAGCTGCTGGAGGGCAGCCAGCTCGTCGTCGGGCAGTGA